The DNA region GGCGCTGAGGCCGTCGGTGCGGGCAATGATGACGAAGTCGCGGTTGCCCAGGTCGTCGGCGACCGCCCGCGCCATCCGCAGCTTGCCCACCATCTCGTTGACCGGGATGAGCGCCTTGCCGCCGATGTGGCCGCAACGCTTGGGGAGCACCTGGTCTTCGATGTGTGCCGCTGCCACGCCCGCGGTCACGTAGAGCTCGGTGGTGCGCTGGACGTTGAAGATGTTGCCGTAGCCGCCGTCCATGTCGACGATCACCGGCGGGATGTCGAGATGCCTTGGCGCAACGCCCTTCTCCGGATCGCCTACCGCCATCGTCAGCTGGAATTTGCGCAGCGCGCCCACTGTCCGCCGGGCAGCGTCCGCGATCTCGACGTTGGAGTAGAGGTCCATGTCGGTCGTCCCCAGGTGCCCAATGGCGAAGGAGTAGCCACTGAAGTAGACGGCCTTGAAGCCGTAGTACATGACGAGCTGGGCGCCCATCGGGTCGTAGACCCCCGGTCCGAACAGGAACGGCTCCGTATCGAGCAGCTCGCGCATCCGGGTGCTGGGATGGACGAAGCGTGAAGCCGGCACCTTGAACCCCTCCGGCAACAGCGGGCTGGGGGCGAGCTTGCTGGTTTGCGGCACGGCGATCCGGGACATCAGTACCGGCTTATTCGTTCCCGTGATCGCGTTCGCAGTCGTCTGGGCAGCCGCACTCCACGACCTCGGCCCGACACTGGTAGTCGTCGCGCGCCGTCTGGATGACTCGCCCTTCCATGCTGATCATGGGTGAAACGTTATCAACTAACGAGTCATCAAGTCCAATCGTTTCTGGCGATTGGGGCGATAAACGACTCCTATATCACGTGGAAGCTGGCCGCCATCTCCAGGCCCAGCGCTACGGCCGCCAGGAGCAGCAAGATCGCCACGATCCGCGCGTCATTCGTCGCCGCGATCGCGGCGAGCCGGGCCTTCCCCAACCGGGCAGCGACCTCCAGTCCGGTGGTGCGCAGGACCGCTCCAGCCGCGAGCGCCAACCGCGCCCGGACGGCGCCGAGGCGACGCAGAACCTCCGAGTGGATTCGAACCGGCGACGCGCGTTCGGCCTGCTGCGGCAGCGGACCACGCACCGAAAACATTCCCATCTCGCTTCCCTCCTTCCCTGAGTTCGCCGAGCGAACGGGGCTCCTGATCGACACCGTAGCAGATCACCCGCGGTCCACGCCCAGGCGGCCCGGGGTCCTGGGTCAGGCGAGGGGCGGCTGGTTCCAGAGTCGGATCACTGGATCGGCGTGCTCGTAGCCCAGGACGCTGACGGTCGCGGTCTGCAGCGCATAGTGGCGGCCGCCTTCGGGTGGCTCGCCAAGCCAGCGGGCGGCGAGCACACGCAGCACGTGTCCGTGGGCAAAGAGCAAGACGTCACCGCGAACCGCGCGGACTTCGGCGACCACGCGGTCGGCGCGGCGGCCGACATCGGCGGCCGTCTCGCCGCCGGGGCAGCCGTCCCGCCATAGGGACCAGTTGGGGTGGAGCTCTTCGATCTGCTGGGAGGTGAGACCCTCGTAGCGGCCGTAATCCCACTCGACCAGATCGGGTCGCACCTGGGCCTGCTCGCCATAGCCCGCGAGGCGGCAGGTTTCGAGGGCGCGCTGGAGCGGGCTCGTGAGGACGAGCGCAAACCTCCAGGCGTGCAGCCGCGGGCCGAGCGCGCGGGCCTGGCGTTCTCCCTCATCCGTGAGGGGAAGATCGGTTTTGCCGGTGTGGCGAAGACTGAGACTCCATATCGTCTCCCCGTGGCGCGCCAGCACCACCGACTGGGCCAACGGGATTGGCCTCAGCCGGTCCGGAAGTCGACGCGGGAGGCGCCGCCGCTGATCTCGATGTCGTAACGGTCGGAGGCCGACGCGTAACCGGGGCTCTGACGCTGGAAGTCGCCACCGATCGCCGCGTACGAGGACCCGTTGATGTGGAGCCCGCTCACCCCGCCGCTGGCCGCCACATGCCACTGGGTGCCGGCCGGCGCCCGGAGCGTCAGGTTGCTGACGCCTCCTGAAATGTTGATCACGACGGTGCCCTTCGGGCTGGGCAACTGTGCGTCCATCCGGCTGAAGCCGCCCGAGATGTCCATCTTGGCCAGCTGCAGATGGCGCAGGTCGAGGTGCGCGTTGGTGGTGCCGCTGCCGATCGTGATGCTCCAGGGGATGCGATCGGTCAGGGTGACCACGACGTGCCGCCGTGACGCACCGAGCAGGTTGAGAGGAACGAAGCCCGAGCTCTGCTTGATCTGCAAGGTGCCGCTCTCGTGGTCGAGGCTGATCGTCGGCGGGTAGTCGCTGCCCGGGTAATCGACCCGCGCCTGGTAGAGCGAGTCGCCCAAGCTGCCCGCTTGAATGTCGACGGTCGCCCCGCTGTAGTTCAGGTCCAGGGTCGCCGCCGTCAGGCCGCCGAGGCTCTCCGAAGAGTTCGCCTGCCGCGTGCCGAAGGGGGCCGCCGGTGCCAGGGCGGCATAGGCCACGGCGGCGCCCACGATCACGACCGTGGCGCCCAGCCCGGTCAGCGTGGCTTGCTGGCGTGGCAGCGTGTGATTGAGGATCAGTTGCAGTCCGAGAATGACGAGCAGCAATGGCCACAGGTCACCGAGCCGCAGCAGGGCGTCCGAAGAGAGGACGCCGGTATTGGACAGCAGAACGACGACGCCGATTGCGATCAGGACCAGCGGGAACAGCAGGCCGCGGCTCCTGTACATGGCTGCCTAGCGGCGGCGAGCCAGAAACAGCAGCCCGGCGGCGATCAGGATGACGGGGCCCACGATCTCCCAGTGGATGAGGCGGAACCATCCGAGATTGGCGGCCAGGAAGTACGCGCCGATCACGATCAGGATGATGCCGAGCCACAGCCCCCTGGGTCGGTCACCATGGGTGGCTCCTGGCCCGCGACCCTGCGAGGGCGGGGATGCCGGCACGCCAGCCGGCGATGTGGGAGTCGCGGCGCCGGTGGGGTGCGTACGAAAGCCGGTGCGAAAGTCCTCCCGGACTTCGTCACCCATCGCGCGCAGGCGAGCACCGATGTTTCGCGTGGCCGATGTCGGCGCACCCTCCGGTGGCTCCATCAGGAACCAGAGGGCCAGGTAGAGGAGGACGCCGATACCAATTCCGGGTGGGATCAAGGCAAGGATGACGAAGACGATGCGGACCAGCAGGGGGTCGACACCGAAGTAGATGGCGAGGCCCGAACAGACGCCCCCGATGATCCGATCCGGTCCACGCCGCAAGACGCCCCCTGTCGTCTCACCCATGGCCCCGGCAATTATCCCACGTCGTGTGAGCGCGAAAAAAGAGGGCGCCCAGGCGCGCCCTCGTCGAGTTCCGCGTTCCTAGACGGCTCGCCGGCCGACCAGCAAGTTGTAGACGATCCCGATGATCGCGAGGATCAGAAGCAGGTGGATAAGGCCCCCAGCGACGTGCAGCGAAAGGCCGAGCAGCCACAAGACGAAGAGGACGACGACGACGGTCCAGATCAAGCTAACCATGAAGAACCTCCCGTAAGGGATATCGTGCTACTTGATAACCGCGATATCATATTAGCGCTAGGCGATCATGGTGTCAACCTGGGTGGTGGTGACCCGGACCCGGGCCTTCCGCCGGCTCTCAACAGCCGGGCTCGCCGGGGTGACCGCAACAGGGGGTGGGAGGAAATCGAAGTCGGTTCCGAAGGAGAATACGGAGCTTGCGACCGAGCGGCATCGGCTGGCGAAGATTGCCGATGAACGCGTCTCCGGATCCTCGGTGGTCCCTCATCCTCCCCATCCTAGGAAAGCGCTCAGCCGCCGCTAATCCAGGTTTTTGACGACATCCCCGCCGCGGACCACCATCCGCACGTGGGTCGGGTCGGCGAAGATCGCGGGGTCCTCGAGTGGGTCGGCGTCGAGCACGATGAGGTCGGCCCGCTTGCCCTCTTCGACGGTGCCGACCTCCTTCTCGATGCGCATCAGGGCCGCGTTGGTGCGGGTGGCCGCGATGATCGCGTTCATCGCGCCCATCACACGAGCCTGGCAGGCGATCTCCTTGCCTTTCTCACCCTGCATCTCGGCCAGCACATCGGATCCAGATCCGATCCGCAGGCCCTTTTCGAAGGCGAGGCCTAAGGAGTCGTAGGCGCCGGTCAGTCCGTGGCGGATCTTGCGCACCATGTCCGGGGTCCAGCCGTCGCCCGCTTCGCGTGCCGCGAGGAGCTCGTAGGTGATGACCGTCGGCACCAGGTAGACATCGTTGGCGGCCAGCATCTGGTCGGCGGTGGCCTCGTCGAGGAAGTTGCCATGCTCGATGGAGCGGACGCCCGCATTCAGGCAGTTCTGGATCGCCCGCGGCGCGTAGGCATGCGCCAGCACGTAGGTCCCGACGGCACCGGCCACGTCGACGGCGGCTGCCAGCTCCTCGACGGAAAACTGGACATGGTCCAGCTCATCGGTGGGTGAGGCCGCGCCGCCGCTTGCCATCATCTTGATTTGGTCGGCGCCGCGACGGATGACTTCGCGGGCGGCCCAACGCACGGCATCCGCGCCGTCCGCGAGGATCGACTCCGAGGCCAGCCCGGGCGCGACCGGAAAGCTCGCGCGCGAGGTGCGTGGCCGATGGTCGCCGTGTCCGCCGGTCTGCGAGATGAATGCGCCACTGATGAAGATCCGCGGGCCGCGGATCAATCCAAGGCGGACGGCTTCCTTGAATCCCCAGTCGAGGCCGCCCGCATCGCGGACCGTCGTAAAGCCGGCGTCGAGCGTAGCTTCGATCACCTTCGCGATCCGCAACGCCAGGACGGCGGGTGGAAGGGCCACCTCGGCGGCGGCATCGAGGTCGATGATCGCCAGGTGCACGTGGGCGTCGAGCAATCCAGGCATCAGCGTGCGCCCCTGGCAATCGATCACCTGGGCGCCGCGCGGCCCGGCAGGCCCGCTTGAGGCGCCGATCCGCCGGATCCGTCCGTCCTCTACGACGACCCGCGCATCTGGCTGTGGATCGCGGCCGGTGCAGTCGAGGACGGTGGCGTGCTCGAAGACAGCGTTCACGGCTTGACTAGTCTATCTACGACCCGACGTACGTCAGAAACAGATCGGTGCCGTAGGCAAGCAGGAAACCGAACAGGAGTCCCCAGGCCATGGCGATCGGGGAATTGAAGCGGCGGCCGAGGTGAAACATCTCGCCGATGACGTAAAAAAGCGCGCCCGCGGCGAGTGCCAGGAAGAGCACATAGACGTAGGTCGAGGTGAACGCATAGCCGATGACGGTGCCAAGGAAGGTGGGGCCGCCGCCGATCAGCCCGGCCGTGAATAAGAAGCGCCAGGACGGCATCGCCTCGTCGGCCGCCAGGGGCGCCGCGATGCCGAAACCCTCGGTCACATTGTGGAGCGCGAAACCGATCACCAGCACCACCGCGAAGGCGACCGCGCCGGTGGCGGCAGACTGGCCGATGGCGAGTCCCTCCGAGAGGTTGTGCAGTCCCAGCCCGGTGGCGATCATCATCGCCAGCATCTTGGGAGGCGGCGGCGCGGCGTCCTTCGTCCGGCCGAAGAGGCGGGCGTTGACATAGATCAGGCTGAGCAGCCCGACGGCGAGGCCGGCCCCGAAGATCAGCACCAGCGCGAAAAAGCGACGATCACCCTGGTGCAGGCCCGAGAGCGCCGTCTGGACCGGTTCCGAGGCGTGCGTGAGGATATCCCAGAGCAGGAACAGCAAGACGCCGGTTGCCACGGCATTCAACAGCCCGCGAACGGTGCGCGAGACGCCGCGGATCCGGCCGACCGGGAGACCGATGAAGATGGTGGCGCCGGCGATGGCGCCGAGCAGGGCAGCGGTGCCGTGACTCACGGTTATATATTGTTAGTAGGTGCGAAGCTCACAATTAGATAACGCTAACACACGCTTCCGCCCACCCTCGGAGGTCATCGCTCACTACCTGGAGGCGATTTATTACATCCGGGCGGAAGGCGAGGTCGTGCGCAGTGCCCGCCTGGCGGACTGGCTCTCCGTCAGCCGGCCGACGGTGACGGTGGCGCTTCGGCGTATGACCCGCGACGGAATGGTCCGGTTGAACGCGCACAAGGAAATCCAGCTGACGGCGCGCGGCGATGCTGCCGCGGCGGCCATCGTCCGGCGGCACCGCATCGTCGAGCGCTGGATGACCGACATCCTGGGGCTCGACTGGGTCGCCGCCGACGCCGAGGCCGAGCGGCTGGAGCACGCGGTGTCGGAGGTGGTGGAGGAGAGGCTTTACCGCAAGATGGGGAGACCCAAAACCTGCCCGCATGGCAACCCGATCCCGGGCCACTCGACGATGCGGGCGAACGAGCTCCGCTTGTCAGCCCTTGGGGCCGGAGAGACCGGGACCATTACGAGGATCTCGGAGGTGGCGCAGCGCGAGGCACCCCCGCTGCTGCAGTACCTTCACGAGCGAGGCCTTCACCCCGGAACGCGAATCACGGTCGAGGAGGTCGACACGGTCGGGCGGACGATACGACTTCGGGCGGCTCGGATGCTGACGCTCAGCACCGAGACCGCCTCAAAGCTTTCGGTTGTGCGCTCGCCTACGCGGAGACCGGAACGGGCGTCCGCTCCTCGCTGACGACGGCTGCGACTTTAACTTTCGTCGTCGCCGAGTGCGGCAGGACGAGCCAGCCGGCGAAGACGATGGCGCTGCAGATCACGGCCAGAACGGTTGTCGCATCCATGAGTTTTCCTCCTCCCTTACTTAAAGGGCGTACGCGGGTTCGCCGTGTTGCGAGATGTCGAGGCCAAGGAGTTCTTCGTCTTCTTGCACGCGGAGCGGAACGAAGATGTTGACGACTTTGAGGATCACGAAGGTGCCGCCGGCCGCCCAGGCCCAGGAGGCGCCGATCGCGGCAAGTTGATACAGGACCTGCTTCGGGTTGCCGTAAAAGAGGCCGTTGGCGGCGGTTGAGTTGATCGCGACGGTAGCGAACAGCCCGGTCGCGAGCGCGCCCCAGGTGCCACCGATGCCGTGGACCGCCCAGACGTCGAGGGCGTCGTCGACGTGGATCCGCTCGCGCAGCTGAATCGCCATGTAGCAGAACACCCCGGCGCCGAATCCGATCACGATTGCCCCCATCACGTTGACGTACCCGGAGGCCGGAGTGATCGCCACCAGGCCGGCGACGGCCCCGGCGGCGGCGCCGAGCACGCTCGGCTGGCGCTTGTGGTACCAGCTGACCGTCATCCACGTGAGGGCGGCCATCGCGGTCGCGGTGTTGGTGACGACGAAGGCGCTGGTCGCCAGGCTGCCGGCCGCGACGGCGCTCCCGGCGTTGAAGCCGAACCAGCCGAACCAGAGGAGGCAGGCACCGAGGACCGTCATGGTGGCGTCGTGTGGCTCGACTTTCTCCTTACCAAAGCCGAGCCGCCTCCCTAGTACCAGCGCGGCTACGAGAGCCGAGACGCCGGAACTGATATGGACGACGGTCCCGCCGGCGAAGTCGAGCGCGCCGAGGTTATGGAGCCAGCCGCCGGCGCCCCAGACCCAGTGCGCGATCGGGTCATAGACGAAGGTCGCCCACAGGAGGGAGAAGATGACGAAGGCCTTGAAGCGCTGGCGTTCGGCGAACGCCCCGCTGATGAGCGCGGGCGTGATGACGGCGAACATCATTTGAAAAACCATATAAGCCTGATGTGGGATGGTGGGCGCGTAATCCGCGTTCGGCGTGAAGCCCACGTTGTTCAAGCCGACCCATTCGAGGCCGCCGATGAGATGGAACTTGTCCGGTCCGAACGCGAGACTGTAGCCCCAGAGAACCCACTGGACACTGATGAGGCAGAGGATGAAAAAACTGTGCATGATTGTTGACAGGACGTTCTTGCGGCGGACGAGCCCCCCGTAAAAGAAACCGAGTGCCGGCGTCATCAACATCACGAGCGCAGCCGAAGCAAGGACCCAGGCGGTATCGCCACTATCGATTTTCATGCCGGGATTGTCCGACGATTGGACCCACTGAGGTAATGGACCGAGGCCACGGAAATCGCCGCCGGACCTCGTGCACCCAGCACAAAACAAGATGTTCCCTCCCCCTCTGGGAGGGTGGGGAGTTCGCGGTGCGTCGCCAGGGCGAACGAGGACCTAAGGAGAGGTCCTCGCTGGAAGGAAGGCCGTCCCGAACACGCTGATCTGCGGGATGCCTGGATATGCCCTCTCATTCTCAGGGTCGTCGCCCGTGAGCGCCATGGGCGTGACGCGACAAATGCCTCGAATCGTCTTGTGCGGCGTGGCTCAGACGGGCGTCGGACGGCGCCAGGTGCGGTTGTCGTGGCAGAAGTGGATGGAGGTGGGCTTCAACCGCCGCAGCTTGTCCAGCGACTGATGGAAGGTCGGGACGTCTTCCATCATGCCCTCCTGCGGCGCCTCGCCCTCGAACATCCTGACCGTCCAGCAGGCATCGCCCGTCAGCAGGGCGGGGCCCGCGGTGGTATCGACCTCGATGCTCTGGTGGCCGGGTGTATGGCCGGGGGTGGTGAGCACCCGGACGCCGGGCATGATCTCGCGCTCCCCGTCCAGGAGTTCGTAGCGCGCGCCGGCGAAGTCAAGCCACTCCGCGGGCGTGTCCGGATAACGGTGTCGCCGCTCGTACTCCAGTCGCTGCACGTAGAAGGGCGCCTGCGGAAACACGGCGTTCTGCCCGCAGTGGTCGAAGTGGAGGTGCGAGTTGATGACCCAGCGAATGTCGGAGGGATCCACGTCATGGGCGCGCAGCGCGTCCGCCACGGAGGCGTTGACCGGGCGGTAGTCCTTGATCAATTCCAACGGCGTGCCGTAACCGGTATCGACCAGTCCCGCGCCGCTGGGGTGCTTGATCAAGAAGCCGTGCACCGGGATCTGGAGCGGGTACTCCGCCAGCCAGATGTGGCCGAGATTCAGTCGGACGATCGCATCCGGCGGGAGCGGCACCCCGCGATGCTACACGCGGCCTATGCCTTGAGCAGCGGCAGGATTTCGTAGGTGCCGCCGAGCAGGTCGGAGGCGGGCGCTTTGAGATATCCCTGCAGGACGGAGGCGTACACCGAGCGGAAGTCCGTGGTGAATTTCAGGTTGCCGTTGTCCAGGGCGCTGAGGCTCGGCTGCTGACCGTAGAGTCCACCTTTGACCGGCGCGCCCAGCAAGAACATCGGCGCCGCCGTCCCGTGGTCGGTGCCGGCGCTGCCGTTCTCCTTGACGCGACGGCCGAACTCCGACCAGGTCATGACGAGCACCTTGTCGCCGTAACCATGACCCGCGAGGTCCTGCATGAAGGCGGTGAGCGCCTGGTCGAGGTCGAGCAGCAGCTTGTCATGGACAGGCTTCTCGTTCGAATGGTTGTCGAACCCACCCAGGGTGACGTGTGCCACACGCACGCCCAGTCCGGACACGATCGTCTCCGCCACCAGCTTGAGCGAGCTCGCGATTGCGCTCTTGGCCGGATACGCGGCCTTCGCCACGTAGCTCGCATCGGTCGCCTGGAGCGCGTGCGAGGCTTGCAGCGCCTCGTTCAAGGTCGCGTCGAACAGTGCCCCGAAGGGCGCCGGGCCGGCGCCTTTGAACGCGCCGTAAAACTTCATCAGCGGGTTTTCGACGTCGACCTGGGTGCCGTGCTCGTTGACCGGCTGCAGGCGGAACGTCTTCAAGGATTGCAACGCGGTCACGGGCGCCTTCGAGCGCAGCTCCGGTGGGACCAGCGAGCCCGCACTCACGCCTTCAAGCGCGTGGTTGGGAGACTCACCCACCTGGTCGAGGTAGTTGAGGTAGCGGCCCAGCCAGCCGTCGCCAATGCCGCTGTTCACGTTGGCGGTCTCCCAGATCGACATCGAGGCGAAGTGGGAGAGGTTGGGGCTTGGATAACCGACGCCCTGCACGATGGCGAGCTGTCCGGCATCAAAGCTTGCCTTCAGCCCCTTGAGGTTCGCGTGCAGGCCAAGCTGGCTATTCAATGGCAACACGCCCTGGTCCTGGCGAAGCGTCGGCCGGGCGTCGTGGTAGGCGCCGTCGGTGAAGGGGATCACGGTGTTCAGCCCGTCGTTGCCCCCGGCAAGCTGCACCAGCACCAGAATCCGGTCGCTGGGTACGGCGTTGGGGGAGTCCGCGGCGGCCGCCGCCACGCCGTTGGCGAACACCGACGGCACGGCCGACCCCGCGAAGACCGGGATCAGGCCCTGCTTCATGAAGTCGCGGCGGCTAAACATGGTGGTTCATCTCCATCAATTCAGTTGGAATTCCGGCGTCGCCAGCACCATGAAGAGCAGGCCAGCCCGGGTTGTGGGATGCGCCGCGGCGAACGCCTGCAGCCCATCCTTCGTTGTGGGGCTGAGGTTGCCGTCCACCAGGGTGCTCGTCAGTTGGTCGAGGGTCGAGTTGGTCAGCGATGACGCCATCCGCTGCGTGGCGGCGTTGACGAAGTTAACCCGGGTCAGCAGCGTCGAGCTATTGATCCAGGAGGTCCCGGCGGGCCAGCCCGCCACATTGGGCGGGTAAAAGAGCATCTGGCCCATGGAGGCTGTCGCCGCCACGGCGGCGCCGTAGGTCTTGGCGTCGCTACCGGTCGTCCTCAGGGTCTGGGCTGCCAGCTCAGCCGGGCTCTTGATCAGGGCGCGGTACGCCTTCGGTGAGTAGAAGGCGTCCATGGAGAAGATTTCCCGGACGACGGCCCCCACGTTGTAGTGCGATTGCTGGAAGGTGTCGGCA from Candidatus Dormiibacterota bacterium includes:
- a CDS encoding isocitrate lyase/PEP mutase family protein, whose amino-acid sequence is MSRIAVPQTSKLAPSPLLPEGFKVPASRFVHPSTRMRELLDTEPFLFGPGVYDPMGAQLVMYYGFKAVYFSGYSFAIGHLGTTDMDLYSNVEIADAARRTVGALRKFQLTMAVGDPEKGVAPRHLDIPPVIVDMDGGYGNIFNVQRTTELYVTAGVAAAHIEDQVLPKRCGHIGGKALIPVNEMVGKLRMARAVADDLGNRDFVIIARTDGLSAVDAPEPLRHMELAVDRGLRYLDSGIPDLLWCEFPTADRGAVETFTEQIKKRFPDARFAFNWSSSFKWISEPNPMTFAELAEMGVKFIFITLGAQHAAGHGLSVLLQAMSTDQQDGYIALQRKEFEQGQDFPTKSHHFFSGVPYHHLVGKAYDAARLGQEFVETLPEDRVV
- a CDS encoding histidine phosphatase family protein, yielding MAQSVVLARHGETIWSLSLRHTGKTDLPLTDEGERQARALGPRLHAWRFALVLTSPLQRALETCRLAGYGEQAQVRPDLVEWDYGRYEGLTSQQIEELHPNWSLWRDGCPGGETAADVGRRADRVVAEVRAVRGDVLLFAHGHVLRVLAARWLGEPPEGGRHYALQTATVSVLGYEHADPVIRLWNQPPLA
- a CDS encoding DUF5668 domain-containing protein, whose product is MYRSRGLLFPLVLIAIGVVVLLSNTGVLSSDALLRLGDLWPLLLVILGLQLILNHTLPRQQATLTGLGATVVIVGAAVAYAALAPAAPFGTRQANSSESLGGLTAATLDLNYSGATVDIQAGSLGDSLYQARVDYPGSDYPPTISLDHESGTLQIKQSSGFVPLNLLGASRRHVVVTLTDRIPWSITIGSGTTNAHLDLRHLQLAKMDISGGFSRMDAQLPSPKGTVVINISGGVSNLTLRAPAGTQWHVAASGGVSGLHINGSSYAAIGGDFQRQSPGYASASDRYDIEISGGASRVDFRTG
- a CDS encoding PspC domain-containing protein produces the protein MGETTGGVLRRGPDRIIGGVCSGLAIYFGVDPLLVRIVFVILALIPPGIGIGVLLYLALWFLMEPPEGAPTSATRNIGARLRAMGDEVREDFRTGFRTHPTGAATPTSPAGVPASPPSQGRGPGATHGDRPRGLWLGIILIVIGAYFLAANLGWFRLIHWEIVGPVILIAAGLLFLARRR
- a CDS encoding lmo0937 family membrane protein — protein: MVSLIWTVVVVLFVLWLLGLSLHVAGGLIHLLLILAIIGIVYNLLVGRRAV
- a CDS encoding amidohydrolase family protein, translated to MNAVFEHATVLDCTGRDPQPDARVVVEDGRIRRIGASSGPAGPRGAQVIDCQGRTLMPGLLDAHVHLAIIDLDAAAEVALPPAVLALRIAKVIEATLDAGFTTVRDAGGLDWGFKEAVRLGLIRGPRIFISGAFISQTGGHGDHRPRTSRASFPVAPGLASESILADGADAVRWAAREVIRRGADQIKMMASGGAASPTDELDHVQFSVEELAAAVDVAGAVGTYVLAHAYAPRAIQNCLNAGVRSIEHGNFLDEATADQMLAANDVYLVPTVITYELLAAREAGDGWTPDMVRKIRHGLTGAYDSLGLAFEKGLRIGSGSDVLAEMQGEKGKEIACQARVMGAMNAIIAATRTNAALMRIEKEVGTVEEGKRADLIVLDADPLEDPAIFADPTHVRMVVRGGDVVKNLD
- a CDS encoding ZIP family metal transporter, giving the protein MSHGTAALLGAIAGATIFIGLPVGRIRGVSRTVRGLLNAVATGVLLFLLWDILTHASEPVQTALSGLHQGDRRFFALVLIFGAGLAVGLLSLIYVNARLFGRTKDAAPPPPKMLAMMIATGLGLHNLSEGLAIGQSAATGAVAFAVVLVIGFALHNVTEGFGIAAPLAADEAMPSWRFLFTAGLIGGGPTFLGTVIGYAFTSTYVYVLFLALAAGALFYVIGEMFHLGRRFNSPIAMAWGLLFGFLLAYGTDLFLTYVGS
- a CDS encoding metal-dependent transcriptional regulator — its product is MRSSQLDNANTRFRPPSEVIAHYLEAIYYIRAEGEVVRSARLADWLSVSRPTVTVALRRMTRDGMVRLNAHKEIQLTARGDAAAAAIVRRHRIVERWMTDILGLDWVAADAEAERLEHAVSEVVEERLYRKMGRPKTCPHGNPIPGHSTMRANELRLSALGAGETGTITRISEVAQREAPPLLQYLHERGLHPGTRITVEEVDTVGRTIRLRAARMLTLSTETASKLSVVRSPTRRPERASAPR
- a CDS encoding ammonium transporter, producing the protein MKIDSGDTAWVLASAALVMLMTPALGFFYGGLVRRKNVLSTIMHSFFILCLISVQWVLWGYSLAFGPDKFHLIGGLEWVGLNNVGFTPNADYAPTIPHQAYMVFQMMFAVITPALISGAFAERQRFKAFVIFSLLWATFVYDPIAHWVWGAGGWLHNLGALDFAGGTVVHISSGVSALVAALVLGRRLGFGKEKVEPHDATMTVLGACLLWFGWFGFNAGSAVAAGSLATSAFVVTNTATAMAALTWMTVSWYHKRQPSVLGAAAGAVAGLVAITPASGYVNVMGAIVIGFGAGVFCYMAIQLRERIHVDDALDVWAVHGIGGTWGALATGLFATVAINSTAANGLFYGNPKQVLYQLAAIGASWAWAAGGTFVILKVVNIFVPLRVQEDEELLGLDISQHGEPAYAL
- a CDS encoding N-acyl homoserine lactonase family protein; the encoded protein is MPLPPDAIVRLNLGHIWLAEYPLQIPVHGFLIKHPSGAGLVDTGYGTPLELIKDYRPVNASVADALRAHDVDPSDIRWVINSHLHFDHCGQNAVFPQAPFYVQRLEYERRHRYPDTPAEWLDFAGARYELLDGEREIMPGVRVLTTPGHTPGHQSIEVDTTAGPALLTGDACWTVRMFEGEAPQEGMMEDVPTFHQSLDKLRRLKPTSIHFCHDNRTWRRPTPV
- a CDS encoding DUF1501 domain-containing protein codes for the protein MFSRRDFMKQGLIPVFAGSAVPSVFANGVAAAAADSPNAVPSDRILVLVQLAGGNDGLNTVIPFTDGAYHDARPTLRQDQGVLPLNSQLGLHANLKGLKASFDAGQLAIVQGVGYPSPNLSHFASMSIWETANVNSGIGDGWLGRYLNYLDQVGESPNHALEGVSAGSLVPPELRSKAPVTALQSLKTFRLQPVNEHGTQVDVENPLMKFYGAFKGAGPAPFGALFDATLNEALQASHALQATDASYVAKAAYPAKSAIASSLKLVAETIVSGLGVRVAHVTLGGFDNHSNEKPVHDKLLLDLDQALTAFMQDLAGHGYGDKVLVMTWSEFGRRVKENGSAGTDHGTAAPMFLLGAPVKGGLYGQQPSLSALDNGNLKFTTDFRSVYASVLQGYLKAPASDLLGGTYEILPLLKA